Proteins from a single region of Sylvia atricapilla isolate bSylAtr1 chromosome 7, bSylAtr1.pri, whole genome shotgun sequence:
- the LOC136363782 gene encoding aryl hydrocarbon receptor-like: MNAGRRRRRPVPRQRRPGPAEGGGSNPSKRHRERLNRELERLAGLLPFPPDVVAGLDKLSVLRLSAGFLRARSFFGVALKNPAAKEAQKDGACGTGPAPGLAAVPEGELLLQALNGFVLVVTSEGLIFYSSHTIQDYLGFHQTDVMHQSVFELIHTEDQPEFRRNLHWALDPPHTPEGEPPPAAGKSLDSSAVIYKPDQLPPENSSFLERSFVCRFRCLLDNSSGFLALNLQGRLKFLHGQNKRSEDGSVLPPQLALFAISTPLQPPSILQIRTKNMIFRTKHKLDFTPLACDAKGKIVLGYTEAELRMCGTGYQFVHAADMLYCAENHIKMMKTGESGLTVFRLLTKDNRWKWVQANARLIYKNGKPEYIVVTQRPLVDEEGGEHLRKRSMHLPFTFATGEALLYQSTHPLPGFPDLLQSKGKPSKSKKPSCSYVGRSQKNGIDPRSLLGTVMQQDKAVYDSHPDPSQNPSFGSTSQLEGVSLPGAGGDAWSMGTAPVSSGGSSLQEKLLDLQQENPLLATIDSLSVKSGESCSNELFSALEGLGLNAEDLELLLLNEKMVMVSMDPDHTETLSLSKSLASNQILSHVPSCSVDEREGEQQVCPLPGTSPSPQGGSAPCHMENKDSRCHLVQRAGQPSAALGQPPITLWELPLSAVPGLLPEVAEQEELSSGDQWGPAGEETVLHFLQPAQGTPLARAPSSAPGVTCPQEPPGAQLLQGDFPAVQPPQEDAHQSSSLPNQCQDSVALPSRWKHCHLLMNGVCGTSSSPHPSPWQDYVCPLLGSPAQPGIYGLSQDVVYQPQGCLDPGSDMPPQHFNLNGLCSMEAAGTGDSWEEMASYPRCFPPSYQLIPEKQLSPVSSVPQLPFPSSSAGHFGSISSRLETLNSCGGHRSALSQEARVRLRSSCGLPSSPMGLPQDCPVLRGSLALPYQPQLPDPPHASRGDFCL, encoded by the exons ATGAACGCGGGCCGCCGGCGGAGGAGGCCGGTGCCGCGGCA GaggcggccgggcccggccgaAGGCGGCGGCTCCAATCCGTCCAagcggcaccgggagcggctGAACCGGGAGCTGGAGCGGCTGGCggggctgctgcccttcccGCCCGACGTGGTGGCCGGGCTGGACAAGCTGTCTGTGCTCCGCCTCAGCGCCGGCTTCCTGCGCGCCAGGAGCTTCTTCGGCG TTGCTCTGAAGAATCCTGCTGCCAAAGAAGCCCAGAAGGACGGAGCCTGTGGCACTGGACCAGCTCCAGGCTTGGCAGCAGTTCCAGAGGGTGAGCTGCTCCTACAG GCTCTCAATGGCTTCGTGCTGGTGGTGACATCAGAAGGGCTGATATTTTACTCCTCGCATACAATCCAGGACTATCTAGGATTTCATCAG ACAGATGTCATGCACCAGAGCGTCTTTGAGCTGATCCACACCGAGGACCAGCCGGAGTTCAGGCGCAACCTCCACTGGGCCCTAGACCCACCACACACTCCTGAGGGtgagcctcctccagcag CGGGGAAGAGTCTTGACTCTTCTGCTGTCATCTACAAGCCAGATCAGCTGCCTCCAGAAAACTCCTCCTTCCTGGAGAGGAGCTTTGTGTGCCGCTTTCGCTGCCTCCTGGATAATTCCTCCGGCTTCCTG GCTTTAAACCTTCAAGGCAGGCTGAAATTCCTTCATGGGCAGAACAAAAGATCTGAGGATGGCTCTGTACTGCCCCCCCAGCTTGCTCTGTTTGCCATCTCcacacccctgcagcccccgtCTATCCTGCAGATCCGAACCAAGAACATGATCTTCAGGACCAAGCACAAGCTGGACTTCACCCCCTTGGCATGTGATGCCAA GGGGAAGATCGTCCTGGGCTACACTGAGGCAGAGCTGCGGATGTGTGGCACCGGGTACCAGTTTGTCCATGCTGCTGACATGCTGTACTGTGCCGAGAACCACATCAAGA TGATGAAGACGGGGGAGAGCGGCCTGACGGTGTTCCGGCTGCTGACCAAGGACAACCGCTGGAAGTGGGTGCAGGCCAACGCACGGCTCATCTACAAGAATGGCAAACCCGAATACATCGTGGTCACACAGAGACCCCTCGT agatgaagaaggaggAGAGCACCTTCGGAAGCGGTCCATGCATCTTCCTTTTACCTTTGCTACAGGAGAGGCGCTTCTGTACCAAAGCACTCACCCTCTCCCAGGCTTCCCTGACCTTCTCCAGAGTAAAGGGAAACCCAGCAAGTCCAAGAAGCCCTCCTGCAGCTATGTAGGGCGCTCCCAGAAGAATGGCATTGACCCTCGGTCTCTGCTGGGCACTGTGATGCAACAGGACAAGGCGGTATATGACTCACACCCAGATCCCTCTCAGAACCCTTCCTTCGGCAGCACTTCCCAGCTCGAAGGTGTGTCCTTGCCAGGTGCAGGAGGGGATGCCTGGAGTATGGGCACAGCTCCAGTTTCTTCAGGGGGCAGCAGCCTCCAAGAGAAGCTGCTGGATTTGCAGCAGGAGAATCCTCTGTTGGCCACCATAGACTCACTCTCAGTTAAGAGTGGTGAGAGCTGTTCTAACGAGCTCTTCAGTGCTTTGGAAGGCCTGGGCTTGAATGCTGAGGacctggagctcctgctgctgaatgAGAAAATGGTGATGGTCAGTATGGACCCAGACCATACTGAGACCCTGTCTCTGAGCAAAAGCCTGGCAAGCAACCAGATTCTCtcccatgtccccagctgctCAGTGGATGAGCgtgagggagagcagcaggtcTGTCCCCTACCGGGTACGTCCCCCAGCCCACAGGGAGGCAGTGCTCCATGTCACATGGAGAACAAGGACTCGAGGTGCCACCTGGTACAGCGTGCAGGGCAGCCCAGCgctgccctgggccagcccCCCATAACGCTGTGGGAGCTGCCCctcagtgctgtgccagggctgctcccgGAGGTGGCTGAGCAGGAAGAGCTGTCCAGTGGGGACCAGTGGGGACCAGCTGGGGAGGAGACTGTGCTCCACTTCCTCCAGCCGGCGCAGGGCACCCCGCTGGCCAGGgcccccagctcagccccaggagTCACCTGCCCGCAGGAGCCACCTggtgcccagctgctgcagggagactTCCCAGCTGTGCAGCCCCCTCAGGAGGATGCTCACCAgtcctcctccctgcccaacCAGTGCCAGGACTCTGTGGCACTGCCCAGCCGGTGGAAACACTGTCACTTGCTGATGAACGGGGTGTGTGgcaccagctcctctccacACCCCAGCCCGTGGCAGGACTATGTTTGCCCACTCCTGGGgtctccagctcagcctggcatTTATGGCCTCAGCCAAGATGTGGTCTaccagccccagggctgttTGGACCCTGGGTCTGACATGCCCCCACAGCACTTTAACCTGAATGGATTATGCAGCATGgaagctgctggcactggggactCCTGGGAAGAGATGGCTTCATACCCCAGGTGTTTTCCCCCTTCTTACCAGCTTATTCCCGAGAAGCAGCTGAGCCCTGTTTCCTCTGTGCCCCAgctccctttccccagctcaTCTGCAGGGCATTTTGGGAGCATCAGCAGCCGTCTGGAGACACTGAATTCCTGTGGGGGACACAGGTCTGCACTGAGCCAGGAGGCCAGGGTAAGG CTCCGCAGCAGCTGTGGTTTGCCCAGCTCTCCCATGGGACTGCCCCAAGACTGCCCAGTGTTGAGGGGAAGCCTGGCACTGCCCTACCAGCCTCAGCTGCCAGATCCCCCTCATGCCTCCAGGGGGGACTTCTGTCTCTAG